A region from the Paenibacillus humicola genome encodes:
- a CDS encoding AraC family transcriptional regulator encodes MYLWKESEARLNRFAFRPRSGQAAFNVHYWGIDPNHYSNPVHKHSFFEVCYVLDGEGEYTDDGSEYRLGKGTLFCSRPGIVHQIRSATGLLLIFVAFEMEEQACGEHARESMAALAETETVCIPGGDELPAAMLWKSLLVQAGRPGALPEKLLPELTASLLLSFAELFGGGSEPAAGQRYRPAVSPVLRQAKLYIEDNLGDRDMSLGKVAAYINMSERHLSRLFSDGIRESFTDFVRSRRVRKAAELLLGTELSIQAVADRTGFGSVHYFTRTFGAVMKTTPARFRREGTAESFRIFD; translated from the coding sequence ATGTATCTTTGGAAAGAAAGCGAAGCCAGGCTGAACCGCTTCGCTTTTCGGCCGCGGTCGGGACAGGCGGCGTTTAACGTGCATTATTGGGGAATCGATCCGAATCATTATTCCAATCCGGTGCATAAGCATTCCTTCTTCGAGGTCTGCTACGTGCTGGACGGCGAGGGCGAATACACCGATGACGGCAGCGAATACCGGCTCGGTAAAGGAACGCTGTTCTGCTCGCGGCCGGGCATCGTCCACCAGATTCGTTCCGCGACCGGGCTGCTGCTCATCTTCGTCGCTTTCGAGATGGAGGAGCAGGCGTGCGGCGAGCATGCCCGCGAGTCGATGGCGGCGCTTGCGGAAACGGAGACGGTATGCATCCCCGGCGGGGACGAGCTGCCGGCGGCGATGCTGTGGAAATCGCTGCTGGTGCAGGCCGGCCGGCCGGGCGCGCTGCCTGAAAAGCTGCTGCCGGAGCTGACCGCTTCGCTGCTGCTTTCCTTCGCGGAGCTGTTCGGCGGCGGCAGCGAACCGGCGGCGGGGCAGCGGTACCGGCCGGCCGTCTCGCCGGTGCTTCGGCAGGCGAAGCTGTATATCGAGGACAATCTGGGGGACCGCGATATGTCGCTCGGCAAGGTGGCGGCGTATATCAATATGTCCGAGCGCCACTTGTCCCGGCTGTTCTCGGACGGCATCCGCGAATCGTTTACGGACTTCGTCCGCAGCCGGCGCGTGCGCAAAGCGGCGGAGCTGCTGCTCGGCACGGAGCTGTCGATCCAAGCGGTCGCGGACCGGACGGGCTTCGGGTCGGTGCATTATTTTACGAGAACGTTCGGTGCGGTCATGAAGACGACGCCGGCCCGTTTCAGGCGGGAAGGCACCGCGGAATCGTTCCGCATTTTCGATTAG
- a CDS encoding AbrB family transcriptional regulator — protein sequence MNKVITMERKVSKFGNSLGITMTEALKQVGLDLGDTVRVDVRESEGEIVIKKIQKVSLPTGISSDFLDTLAEVMGEYDETLKGLKDR from the coding sequence ATGAACAAGGTGATAACGATGGAACGTAAAGTATCAAAATTCGGAAATAGCCTCGGTATTACGATGACTGAGGCATTAAAACAAGTAGGCCTAGACTTAGGTGATACCGTTCGTGTTGATGTGCGTGAAAGTGAAGGTGAAATTGTCATTAAGAAAATTCAAAAAGTATCTTTGCCTACTGGAATCAGTTCTGACTTTTTGGATACACTTGCAGAAGTTATGGGTGAGTACGATGAAACGTTGAAGGGGTTAAAGGATAGATAA
- a CDS encoding class II aldolase/adducin family protein: MPNVETVRKQLQHTGKYMMEYELAWGNSGNISARTEVDRYLITASGTFLGELDDADLIECDLAGNTYAASGRRASKETPMHRAVYESRPEINAVLHASPFYSTLVAASKLAIPTNWFIESMYYLEKVERVPYYHPGSEALGEGVREKAKLANILLLENHGVLVYDTSVQEARMALQTLEMACRMLIVSQSADIPMSGLPPETERAFIENAAYKPRRNWNF; the protein is encoded by the coding sequence ATGCCAAATGTAGAAACGGTAAGGAAACAGCTGCAGCATACAGGCAAGTATATGATGGAATATGAGCTGGCCTGGGGGAACTCCGGAAACATCAGTGCAAGAACCGAAGTAGACCGCTACCTCATTACCGCCAGCGGAACATTTCTCGGCGAGCTGGATGACGCGGATCTGATTGAATGCGATCTTGCCGGCAATACGTATGCCGCCTCAGGACGGAGAGCTTCCAAAGAAACTCCGATGCACCGGGCTGTCTACGAAAGCCGTCCGGAAATCAATGCCGTGCTCCACGCATCGCCGTTTTACAGCACGCTGGTCGCGGCTTCCAAGCTCGCAATCCCGACGAACTGGTTCATCGAATCCATGTATTACTTGGAGAAGGTGGAACGCGTGCCTTATTATCATCCGGGCAGCGAGGCGCTCGGCGAAGGTGTGCGCGAGAAGGCAAAATTGGCGAATATTTTATTGCTTGAAAATCATGGCGTCCTCGTTTACGACACTTCTGTACAAGAAGCCCGCATGGCCTTGCAAACGCTCGAAATGGCATGCCGCATGCTGATCGTTTCGCAATCGGCAGACATACCGATGTCTGGACTGCCTCCCGAAACGGAGCGGGCTTTTATCGAGAATGCCGCGTATAAGCCGAGAAGAAACTGGAATTTCTGA
- a CDS encoding TRAP transporter substrate-binding protein produces MLKKTIAISVMIVLLFVSAVACGKSDGNKAAAPDASGNQGSGKAVKLRLGHITGESDAWHKGALKFAELVKEKSNGTVEVEVYPSSTLGNDRDLIEGMQLGSVDFALVAGVLSNFYEPFSILELPYLFRDQDHMEKVLYGDIGTKLKADLLTNAQVRGLDFWVRGPRELTANKKIEKVEDLKGLKIRVPEIPASIAAWKAMGASPTPMAFGEVYSSLQTGVIDAQENPFALIASNKIQEVQSHLMLTNHVYGYVLLTMSDITYQKLSPDQQKAVEEAAKEATTFENDLVAKQEVELLDSLKKDGMEVVELDTAPFMEKAKTVHGEFAQKYGQELYDSIMNVK; encoded by the coding sequence GTGTTAAAGAAAACGATTGCAATCTCGGTCATGATCGTGCTGCTCTTTGTAAGCGCTGTAGCATGCGGGAAAAGTGACGGAAACAAAGCGGCAGCGCCGGATGCTTCGGGAAATCAAGGTTCGGGCAAAGCCGTCAAGCTGAGACTTGGACATATCACGGGCGAATCGGATGCATGGCATAAAGGCGCGCTTAAGTTTGCCGAACTGGTAAAGGAAAAATCGAACGGCACGGTTGAAGTGGAAGTATACCCGAGCTCAACGCTCGGCAACGACCGTGACCTGATTGAAGGCATGCAGCTGGGCTCCGTCGATTTCGCGCTTGTAGCGGGCGTATTATCGAACTTCTATGAGCCGTTCTCCATTTTGGAGCTTCCGTACCTGTTCCGCGATCAAGATCATATGGAAAAAGTGCTGTATGGCGATATCGGTACGAAGCTGAAAGCCGACCTGCTTACGAATGCGCAGGTTCGCGGCCTTGATTTCTGGGTAAGGGGTCCCCGCGAATTGACTGCGAATAAGAAAATTGAGAAAGTGGAAGACTTGAAAGGCCTTAAAATCCGCGTTCCTGAAATTCCCGCTTCGATTGCAGCCTGGAAAGCGATGGGCGCATCGCCGACCCCGATGGCTTTCGGAGAAGTGTATTCTTCCTTGCAGACGGGTGTCATCGACGCTCAGGAAAATCCGTTCGCTTTGATAGCCAGCAACAAGATTCAGGAGGTTCAATCCCACCTCATGCTGACCAACCATGTATACGGTTACGTCTTGCTGACGATGAGCGATATCACCTACCAGAAGCTGAGTCCGGATCAGCAAAAAGCGGTCGAAGAAGCGGCGAAAGAAGCGACGACCTTTGAGAACGATCTGGTTGCCAAACAAGAGGTTGAATTGCTGGATTCCCTCAAGAAAGACGGCATGGAAGTCGTAGAGCTCGATACGGCTCCTTTCATGGAGAAAGCAAAAACCGTTCACGGCGAATTTGCCCAAAAGTACGGTCAGGAATTATATGACAGCATCATGAACGTGAAATAA
- a CDS encoding phytanoyl-CoA dioxygenase family protein, with protein sequence MIKAQDAEFYNEQGYLLVKGVFNRQEVEAMRSGVEGILKRAIEQKRDGNHAWQGDFVPPEEMKKLVLKGFHDVHYHDAAFTQAVVHPNMTAILSRLIGPNVQLHHSKMLVKPPENGAVFPMHQDYPYFPHEKHTMLAASVHLDDADVENGCLHVIPGSHKSGPLPHVGRHYLDAKQYPVSSGIACPAEAGDVLFFNYLTIHGSPANRSERTRRNVLFQYRSATDFPTVNTHFDWGMGLMVCGENPNLDKVRPDFEIK encoded by the coding sequence GTGATTAAAGCACAGGATGCGGAATTTTACAATGAACAGGGCTACCTGCTCGTCAAAGGTGTTTTCAACAGGCAGGAGGTCGAAGCGATGCGCTCCGGCGTGGAGGGCATACTGAAGCGGGCGATCGAGCAGAAGCGCGACGGCAACCATGCCTGGCAGGGCGATTTCGTCCCGCCCGAAGAGATGAAGAAGCTGGTGTTGAAAGGCTTTCACGACGTGCATTACCATGACGCGGCGTTTACGCAGGCTGTTGTACATCCGAATATGACGGCGATTTTGTCCCGGCTGATCGGCCCGAACGTGCAGCTGCACCATTCCAAAATGCTTGTCAAGCCGCCGGAGAACGGCGCCGTTTTCCCGATGCACCAGGACTATCCTTATTTTCCTCATGAGAAGCATACGATGCTGGCGGCAAGCGTTCACCTGGACGACGCCGACGTGGAGAACGGCTGCCTGCATGTCATTCCCGGCTCGCATAAAAGCGGCCCGCTGCCGCATGTCGGGCGCCATTACCTCGATGCGAAGCAGTATCCGGTATCAAGCGGTATCGCTTGTCCGGCGGAAGCCGGGGATGTGCTGTTCTTCAATTATTTGACGATTCACGGCTCCCCGGCGAACCGCAGCGAGCGGACCCGTCGCAATGTACTGTTCCAGTACCGGAGCGCGACCGATTTTCCGACTGTGAACACGCATTTCGATTGGGGCATGGGCCTTATGGTATGCGGGGAAAATCCGAACCTCGACAAGGTAAGGCCCGATTTTGAAATCAAATAA
- a CDS encoding type II toxin-antitoxin system death-on-curing family toxin produces MNSIRFLSVPEVIAINVAVIQKYSPGEQIGVKSQSLLESAVFRPQTSVLGEDAYPTVFKKAAALFESLGQNQAFYNANKRTAFTSFVIFLNYNGFRFKMDNKGAEDLTVDMVEHRFGLEQIAEIIKLHSHQK; encoded by the coding sequence ATGAATTCGATCCGTTTTCTCTCTGTACCAGAGGTTATAGCAATTAATGTAGCTGTAATTCAAAAATACAGCCCTGGAGAGCAAATTGGGGTTAAGAGCCAAAGCCTGTTAGAATCAGCAGTATTTCGTCCACAAACATCTGTTCTTGGTGAAGACGCTTATCCAACAGTATTCAAAAAAGCCGCAGCTCTGTTTGAATCCTTAGGGCAAAATCAAGCTTTTTATAATGCTAATAAACGAACAGCCTTTACTTCATTTGTAATTTTTCTAAATTATAATGGCTTTCGTTTTAAAATGGATAACAAAGGAGCCGAGGATCTCACCGTTGATATGGTCGAGCATAGGTTCGGGCTAGAACAAATAGCAGAAATAATAAAATTACATTCCCATCAGAAGTAA
- a CDS encoding superoxide dismutase family protein: MRTFAAITCAGALSLLLAGSALAAPQAAASEPGAAPVSASLIDTKGASVGTAVITQLGDTVRLHVEAKNLPPGVHGIHFHETGVCTAPSFESAGAHLNPQMKQHGFNNPKGFHAGDLPNITVKPDGTVTADIETRVVTLEKGLPNSLLKPGGTALVIHEKADDYVTDPSGNSGSRIACGAIR, from the coding sequence ATGAGAACGTTCGCCGCAATTACCTGCGCAGGCGCACTCAGCCTGCTGCTGGCCGGATCCGCGCTCGCGGCGCCGCAGGCTGCCGCATCCGAGCCCGGAGCGGCACCGGTTTCGGCCAGCTTGATCGATACGAAAGGGGCATCGGTCGGAACCGCCGTCATCACCCAGCTGGGCGATACGGTCCGGCTGCATGTCGAAGCGAAAAATCTCCCTCCGGGCGTACACGGGATTCATTTTCACGAAACGGGCGTCTGCACCGCACCCAGCTTCGAATCCGCCGGCGCGCACCTGAATCCGCAGATGAAGCAGCACGGCTTCAACAATCCGAAGGGCTTCCATGCCGGAGATTTGCCGAATATTACGGTTAAGCCGGACGGAACGGTAACTGCGGACATCGAAACCCGGGTCGTCACGCTCGAGAAGGGCTTGCCGAATTCTTTGCTGAAGCCGGGCGGAACGGCGCTTGTCATTCACGAGAAGGCGGATGACTACGTCACGGACCCTTCCGGCAACTCCGGTAGCCGGATCGCCTGCGGGGCAATTCGGTAA
- a CDS encoding zinc-dependent alcohol dehydrogenase — MKAVYVQDAYSVIVKEVDIPPVAAGDVLIKVKAAGICGSDLHTYKGLHPFRKPPVIIGHELSGEVVKVGEAVTRFRAGDRVTVEPQTGCGACEYCLTGKINFCENRGAPGIGNWYGAMAEYFVAPEQTVFKLPDTMDFEQGVLVEPFAVGVHAVRKAGIGVGDKVAVLGAGPIGLLAMAAAKAAGATALLVTDIVDYALEGALKMGATHTLNIRNKKEWTEEAKRLVGGSFDKVLVAAGVPGIIDQSLALLRKGGRVVTIAMFHGDQTFNIHNLQNQEKEIVGCMTYTREDTITAIDMIASGVVDKSVIITHRLSPEQAADGFRIVDKKEESSLKVLVTFD; from the coding sequence ATGAAAGCGGTTTATGTGCAGGACGCTTACAGCGTGATCGTCAAAGAAGTGGATATACCGCCGGTTGCCGCGGGCGATGTGCTGATCAAGGTGAAGGCGGCCGGAATTTGCGGCTCGGATCTTCATACGTACAAAGGGCTTCACCCTTTTCGCAAGCCGCCGGTTATTATCGGACACGAGCTTTCCGGCGAGGTGGTGAAGGTCGGCGAAGCGGTCACCCGTTTCCGGGCGGGCGACCGCGTGACGGTCGAACCGCAAACCGGCTGCGGCGCCTGCGAATACTGTCTGACCGGCAAAATCAATTTCTGCGAAAATCGCGGAGCGCCGGGGATCGGGAACTGGTACGGAGCGATGGCGGAATATTTTGTTGCGCCGGAGCAAACGGTGTTCAAGCTTCCGGACACGATGGATTTTGAGCAAGGGGTGCTTGTCGAGCCATTTGCCGTCGGTGTTCATGCCGTGCGCAAAGCGGGGATCGGAGTAGGAGATAAGGTCGCCGTTCTGGGCGCGGGCCCGATCGGACTTCTGGCCATGGCGGCGGCGAAGGCTGCGGGAGCAACAGCGCTTCTCGTGACCGATATTGTGGATTATGCGCTGGAAGGCGCGCTGAAGATGGGCGCCACGCACACCCTGAACATCAGGAACAAAAAGGAATGGACGGAAGAAGCAAAGCGGCTTGTCGGCGGCAGCTTCGACAAGGTATTGGTTGCAGCAGGCGTTCCCGGAATTATCGATCAATCGCTCGCGCTTCTGCGTAAAGGCGGACGCGTCGTCACGATCGCCATGTTCCACGGCGACCAAACGTTTAACATCCATAACCTGCAAAATCAAGAAAAAGAAATTGTCGGCTGCATGACGTATACCCGCGAGGATACAATAACTGCGATCGATATGATTGCTTCGGGCGTCGTCGACAAGAGCGTTATTATTACGCACCGTTTGTCTCCGGAGCAGGCGGCGGACGGCTTCCGGATCGTCGACAAAAAGGAAGAATCCTCGCTTAAAGTGCTGGTCACCTTCGATTAG
- a CDS encoding TRAP transporter large permease has translation MGIILFVCLIIFFALGVPIAISMGLAAATAILWNGGTPLVVLVQRSFTSIDSFPIMSIPFFVLAGVLMEHGGISRRLVAFANALTGHFSGGLAIVTVVTSMFFAAISGSSAATTAALGSILIPAMISRGYHRNFTGAVQSASGELGVIIPPSIPLILYGISTETSIGDLFMAGFLPGIMIGLSLIITVFIIAKKRRYAKEKRKSGKELWIAFKESFLALLMPVIILGGIYGGFFTPTEAAGIAVAYAFIVGTLVYREIKIGKIMNILTTSVVTTSAIMFILASAGLFGWILTREGIPQDVAQFFIGISDNPLVFLLLVNIFLLVVGMFMETNASIIILAPLLVPVAVTLGIDPVHFGIIMIVNLALGMCTPPLGINLFISASLAKINLLQLTRGMAPFYVALLLMLLLITYFPQISMFVPNLLN, from the coding sequence ATGGGAATCATTCTATTCGTCTGCCTTATCATCTTCTTTGCGCTTGGCGTTCCGATCGCAATCTCCATGGGTCTTGCGGCGGCAACGGCGATTTTATGGAACGGTGGAACGCCGTTAGTCGTCTTGGTTCAACGCTCTTTCACATCGATCGATTCGTTTCCCATCATGTCGATCCCCTTCTTTGTTCTGGCAGGGGTATTAATGGAGCATGGCGGGATATCCAGAAGGCTCGTTGCCTTCGCGAACGCGTTGACGGGTCATTTTTCCGGAGGCTTGGCCATTGTCACCGTCGTGACTTCGATGTTCTTCGCGGCCATCTCGGGATCAAGCGCGGCGACGACGGCCGCACTTGGCAGCATTCTGATCCCGGCCATGATCTCCCGGGGGTACCATCGGAATTTCACGGGTGCCGTTCAATCCGCCTCCGGCGAACTCGGAGTTATCATTCCTCCTAGCATTCCTTTGATCCTGTACGGGATTTCGACGGAAACGTCGATCGGAGATTTATTCATGGCCGGCTTCCTGCCGGGAATCATGATCGGGTTGTCTTTGATCATCACCGTTTTTATTATTGCGAAGAAACGCCGCTATGCGAAAGAGAAAAGAAAATCGGGGAAAGAGCTGTGGATTGCGTTCAAGGAGTCATTCCTCGCTTTGCTTATGCCCGTCATCATCCTTGGCGGCATTTACGGCGGTTTCTTCACGCCTACCGAAGCCGCGGGTATTGCCGTAGCTTATGCTTTTATCGTCGGCACGCTTGTCTATCGTGAAATCAAAATCGGCAAAATCATGAATATCCTGACTACATCCGTCGTCACGACGTCGGCCATTATGTTCATTTTGGCGAGCGCAGGCTTATTCGGATGGATACTGACGAGGGAAGGAATTCCTCAGGATGTCGCTCAGTTCTTCATCGGCATTTCCGACAATCCGCTCGTTTTCTTGCTGCTGGTCAACATTTTCCTGCTCGTAGTCGGCATGTTCATGGAAACGAACGCCTCCATTATCATCCTGGCGCCGCTGCTTGTGCCTGTTGCGGTCACGCTTGGCATCGATCCGGTTCATTTCGGCATTATTATGATCGTCAACCTGGCGCTTGGCATGTGCACGCCGCCGCTGGGCATCAATCTGTTCATCTCAGCCTCGCTTGCGAAAATTAATTTGCTGCAGTTAACCAGAGGGATGGCGCCTTTCTATGTCGCGCTCTTACTGATGCTGCTTTTAATTACGTATTTCCCGCAAATTTCGATGTTCGTTCCGAATTTATTAAACTAA
- a CDS encoding TRAP transporter small permease, whose product MKAFMKGVDIMNKVVGIVVGSMLAVMSVIIVVQVFCRFVIDYPLTWSEEAARYLMVYTVFLGASLALRNHKMIAIEIVIESVKPKVRKVLRIVVMLVSLVFLFMLLFKGMDMVGIVGKQSSAGIGVSMDIPYMAIPIGAALMIINAIAVIIEFLTTDDLDTSEVSEALKAGEQL is encoded by the coding sequence ATGAAAGCATTTATGAAGGGCGTCGACATCATGAACAAAGTCGTGGGCATCGTGGTCGGTTCGATGCTCGCCGTGATGTCCGTCATCATTGTCGTTCAAGTTTTTTGCCGGTTTGTCATCGACTATCCGCTCACATGGTCCGAGGAGGCCGCCCGGTATTTGATGGTTTATACGGTTTTTCTGGGCGCTTCTCTGGCGCTGCGCAACCATAAAATGATTGCGATTGAGATTGTGATTGAAAGCGTGAAGCCGAAAGTAAGAAAGGTTCTTCGCATTGTCGTGATGCTCGTCTCCCTCGTGTTTTTATTCATGCTGTTGTTCAAAGGGATGGATATGGTCGGTATTGTAGGCAAACAATCTTCGGCGGGGATCGGCGTTTCTATGGACATCCCTTATATGGCCATTCCGATCGGAGCCGCACTAATGATCATCAACGCGATTGCCGTTATTATCGAATTCCTGACGACGGACGACCTTGATACGTCGGAAGTTTCGGAAGCCCTTAAGGCAGGTGAGCAGCTGTAA
- a CDS encoding GntR family transcriptional regulator, with the protein MEGKGTGILLKDIAYDQIKERILDERFEPGRFLSERELIEILQMSKTPIKNALTRLESEGFVTVSSKQGIIINDLAINRIIDIYDLRTVLETYNVQTVLGRLNEEQSDLLLKNLRETEAIVKTLDIKAFCKADHEFHLLLCRFAGNGEVYRVLMNYQDHLIRITLRHLRKDPHRMVGFWQDHVEIYELLKQGKPESIGRMQEHLQSSKKKMFL; encoded by the coding sequence TCAGATCAAGGAGCGCATCCTTGACGAACGGTTCGAGCCCGGCCGCTTTTTATCGGAGCGGGAGTTAATTGAAATTCTTCAGATGAGCAAAACCCCGATCAAAAATGCGCTTACCCGTCTGGAATCGGAAGGATTCGTGACGGTATCGTCCAAGCAGGGGATTATTATCAACGACCTGGCAATTAATCGGATCATCGATATCTACGATCTCAGGACGGTCCTGGAAACCTACAACGTCCAAACGGTTTTGGGCCGGCTCAATGAAGAACAAAGCGATCTGCTGCTGAAGAACCTTCGGGAAACCGAAGCCATCGTCAAAACGCTGGACATTAAAGCCTTTTGCAAAGCCGATCACGAATTTCACTTATTATTGTGCCGGTTCGCCGGCAATGGAGAGGTTTACCGCGTTCTGATGAATTATCAGGATCATCTGATCCGGATCACGCTCCGCCATCTTCGGAAGGATCCGCACCGAATGGTGGGGTTTTGGCAGGACCATGTCGAAATTTACGAGCTTCTGAAGCAAGGCAAGCCCGAGAGCATCGGGAGGATGCAAGAGCATCTCCAGAGCTCCAAGAAGAAAATGTTTTTGTAA
- a CDS encoding ArsB/NhaD family transporter, protein MEQQAILALSVFLVTYGMIIAEKIHRTIVSMLGGLLVVILGIVNVESAVVHHIDFNTLGLLVGMMIIVSITAKTGLFTYIAVAAAKKAKGEPVRIMLALAVITALASAFLDNVTTVLLMVPVTFSVARQLRLHPFPFLFTQILASNIGGTATLIGDPPNIMIGSAVKELTFMAFIHNLSPIVMLIMAVHLPLFVLLFRKKLETDESHKRGIMEMDESGLITDKPLLIRCLVILGITICGFSLHQVLHVESSVVALSGAFLLLLLAGEHAMEKALSRVEWTTIFFFVGLFILVGALVDTGVISDLAVKAIELTGGNLTATAMLILWMSAIASAFMDNIPFVATMIPLIQEMGNMGIENLEPLWWSLALGACLGGNGTLIGASANLITAGLAAKEGYPITFLKFLKYAFPLMLLSIAISSLYIYLRYLL, encoded by the coding sequence ATGGAACAACAGGCAATTCTAGCACTTTCCGTTTTTTTGGTCACCTATGGAATGATCATCGCCGAAAAAATTCATCGCACGATCGTCTCAATGCTCGGCGGACTGCTCGTCGTTATTCTCGGTATTGTAAACGTAGAGTCGGCAGTCGTCCATCATATCGATTTCAATACGCTGGGATTGCTGGTCGGGATGATGATCATCGTCAGTATCACCGCCAAGACGGGTTTGTTCACTTACATCGCGGTTGCCGCAGCCAAGAAAGCAAAGGGAGAGCCGGTTCGTATTATGCTGGCGCTGGCCGTGATCACGGCGTTGGCATCCGCATTTCTGGACAATGTCACGACCGTGCTCCTTATGGTGCCCGTTACATTCAGCGTAGCCAGGCAGCTTCGGCTGCATCCGTTCCCTTTCCTATTCACGCAAATCCTGGCGTCGAATATCGGCGGCACGGCAACCTTGATCGGCGACCCTCCCAACATTATGATCGGCAGCGCGGTGAAAGAGCTTACTTTTATGGCCTTCATCCATAACCTGTCCCCGATCGTAATGCTGATTATGGCCGTTCATCTCCCGCTGTTTGTTCTCTTGTTTCGCAAGAAACTCGAGACGGACGAGTCGCACAAGCGCGGGATTATGGAGATGGACGAGAGCGGACTCATTACCGATAAACCGCTGCTCATTCGCTGTTTGGTCATCTTGGGCATCACCATATGCGGATTTTCCCTTCACCAGGTCCTGCATGTGGAATCCTCGGTGGTGGCTCTGTCCGGGGCTTTCCTGCTGCTGCTGCTCGCCGGCGAGCATGCGATGGAGAAAGCACTTTCCCGGGTGGAATGGACGACGATTTTCTTCTTTGTCGGTTTGTTCATACTGGTTGGAGCACTTGTAGATACAGGGGTAATCAGCGATCTGGCTGTAAAGGCGATTGAGCTCACGGGGGGCAATTTAACGGCAACGGCCATGCTTATTCTTTGGATGAGCGCCATCGCCTCCGCTTTTATGGACAATATTCCTTTTGTGGCTACGATGATCCCCTTGATTCAGGAAATGGGAAACATGGGGATCGAGAATCTCGAGCCGCTTTGGTGGAGTTTGGCGCTGGGAGCCTGCCTTGGCGGAAACGGGACGCTGATCGGGGCCAGCGCCAATCTGATTACGGCGGGCCTGGCAGCCAAAGAGGGATACCCGATAACGTTTCTGAAATTTTTGAAATATGCGTTTCCGCTTATGCTATTATCGATTGCAATCTCCAGCCTTTATATTTATTTGAGATATTTGCTTTAA